The Buteo buteo chromosome 23, bButBut1.hap1.1, whole genome shotgun sequence genome includes a window with the following:
- the RGS3 gene encoding regulator of G-protein signaling 3 isoform X3, with the protein MKNRLGIFRRRNESPGANPSGKLDKVLKSLKPTPEEALKWGDSLEKLLLHKYGLAAFRAFLRTEFSEENLEFWLACEEFKKIKSQSKMVSKAKKIFAEYIAIQSCKEVNLDSYTREHTKENLQNITRSCFDLAQKRIYGLMEKDSYPRFLRSDLYLDIINQKKASSPL; encoded by the exons ATGAAGAACCGGCTGGGGATTTTTCGGCGACGAAACGAGTCCCCAGGGGCCAACCCCTCTGGCAAGCTGGACAAAGTGCTCAAATCACTCAA GCCCACTCCTGAGGAAGCTCTCAAGTGGGGGGACTCcctggagaagctgctgctgcacaaat ACGGGCTCGCTGCCTTCAGGGCCTTCCTGCGCACCGAGTTCAGTGAGGAGAACCTGGAGTTCTGGCTGGCCTGTGAGGAGTTCAAGAAGATCAAATCGCAGTCCAAGATGGTCTCCAAGGCCAAGAAGATCTTCGCCGAGTACATCGCCATCCAGTCCTGCAAGGAG GTCAACCTGGACTCCTACACGCGGGAGCACACCAAGGAGAACCTGCAGAATATCACCCGCAGCTGCTTCGACCTCGCGCAGAAGAGGATTTACGGACTCATGGAGAAGGACTCGTACCCCCGCTTCCTCCGCTCTGACTTGTACTTAGACATAATTAACCAGAAGAAAGCCA
- the RGS3 gene encoding regulator of G-protein signaling 3 isoform X4, with the protein MPFFRDLSKPQPLEFHAEMLLGVQRPHNGSLQRRHTMKEAKDMKNRLGIFRRRNESPGANPSGKLDKVLKSLKPTPEEALKWGDSLEKLLLHKYGLAAFRAFLRTEFSEENLEFWLACEEFKKIKSQSKMVSKAKKIFAEYIAIQSCKEVNLDSYTREHTKENLQNITRSCFDLAQKRIYGLMEKDSYPRFLRSDLYLDIINQKKASSPL; encoded by the exons ATGCCCTTTTTCCGCGACCTTTCCAAGCCCCAGCCGCTGGAGTTCCACGCGGAGATGCTGCTGGGCGTGCAGAGACCACACAACGGCAGCCTGCAGCGCCGGCACACCATGAAGGA AGCCAAGGACATGAAGAACCGGCTGGGGATTTTTCGGCGACGAAACGAGTCCCCAGGGGCCAACCCCTCTGGCAAGCTGGACAAAGTGCTCAAATCACTCAA GCCCACTCCTGAGGAAGCTCTCAAGTGGGGGGACTCcctggagaagctgctgctgcacaaat ACGGGCTCGCTGCCTTCAGGGCCTTCCTGCGCACCGAGTTCAGTGAGGAGAACCTGGAGTTCTGGCTGGCCTGTGAGGAGTTCAAGAAGATCAAATCGCAGTCCAAGATGGTCTCCAAGGCCAAGAAGATCTTCGCCGAGTACATCGCCATCCAGTCCTGCAAGGAG GTCAACCTGGACTCCTACACGCGGGAGCACACCAAGGAGAACCTGCAGAATATCACCCGCAGCTGCTTCGACCTCGCGCAGAAGAGGATTTACGGACTCATGGAGAAGGACTCGTACCCCCGCTTCCTCCGCTCTGACTTGTACTTAGACATAATTAACCAGAAGAAAGCCA